In Aeromicrobium wangtongii, the DNA window GTCCAGCAGGGTCAGCAGCCAGTCGTTGACCCGCCTGATCCACCGGACGAAACGGGTCCGCCCGAGGCGTCTGGTCCCCCGCCGCGACCACGCGCTCAGCGCATTGCGCGGCGGTCTGGGCTCGACCATGCGGATCTTGCGGGTTCCCTGCCGCGCGAGCTGGAAGACGACGGCCTTGCCGATCGTCGTCGCGAACACGTGCACCAGGATCAACAGCACCAGGAACGGGCGGCTGTTGACCATGGCGCCCGTTGCGACGACGTAGACCTCGGCGTTGACGAAGATGGGGACGAGGGCCGCCCCGATGCCCACGGCGAATGCGACACCGATCAGTGCCAGCTCGTCACCGCCCATGACGTGACAGCCTATCGCCGCGGCTTGCGCGCGGTGACGAAGCGGGGACGGCCGGCGAGATCGTCATGATCGCGCACGTCGGCCCACCGGGCGGCGAAGACCGCCGGGGCGGACTCGCCCTGCGCGTCGGCGTGCTCGGCACCCACCACTCCCCCGGCCTTGAGCAGTCGCCAGGCGACCTGGTCGATGACGCGCATCGCGTCGAGCCCGTCGTCGCCGGACCACAGTGCCAGCGCCGGGTCGTGGTCGCGCGCCTCGGGGGCGACGCTCTCCCACGCGTCCAGCGGGATGTACGGGGGGTTCGCGACGACGATGTCGACCTGCCCGTCGAGGTCGCCGAAGGCATCGGCCATGTCACCCAGCCGCAGGTCGACACCCGTCCCGACCAGGTTGCGCTGCGCCCACTCGAAGGCCGACTCGTCCAGCTCGACGGCGTGCACCTGCGCGGTCGGCACCTCGTGGACGACGGACAGCGAGATCGCGCCCGCGCCCGCGCACAGCTCGACGACGACCGGCGAGTCGAGGGTCTTGGCGTGGTCGATCGCCCAGCCCGCCAGCAGCTCGGTCT includes these proteins:
- a CDS encoding VTT domain-containing protein, which gives rise to MGGDELALIGVAFAVGIGAALVPIFVNAEVYVVATGAMVNSRPFLVLLILVHVFATTIGKAVVFQLARQGTRKIRMVEPRPPRNALSAWSRRGTRRLGRTRFVRWIRRVNDWLLTLLDRPYSGGLTAFVSSLTGIPPLAIVTLLAGASKQPQWLFLTMVFTGRLIQFLAIAFLFHHISWF
- the prmC gene encoding peptide chain release factor N(5)-glutamine methyltransferase; amino-acid sequence: MSTLRTQAERLLEQATAELAAGGVSSPRHDAEVLLSHVTGVPRMMLIGSAKPHGMQVQQFNDLVAARASRVPLQHLTGSTGFRYVEVEVGPGVFVPRPETELLAGWAIDHAKTLDSPVVVELCAGAGAISLSVVHEVPTAQVHAVELDESAFEWAQRNLVGTGVDLRLGDMADAFGDLDGQVDIVVANPPYIPLDAWESVAPEARDHDPALALWSGDDGLDAMRVIDQVAWRLLKAGGVVGAEHADAQGESAPAVFAARWADVRDHDDLAGRPRFVTARKPRR